The following are encoded together in the Bacillus cereus group sp. RP43 genome:
- the ctaD gene encoding cytochrome c oxidase subunit I: MGAVIWDYLTTVDHKKIAILYLIAGGLFFVIGGIEALFIRLQLAIPNNAFLVGDAYNQVLTMHGTTMIFLAAMPLVFAFMNAAVPLQIGARDVAFPFLNSLGFWLFFFGGLFLNLSWFLGGAPDAGWTSYASLALASKGHGVDFYVLGLQISGIGTLIGGINFLVTIINMRAPGMTYMRMPMFTWTTFVTSSLILFAFPPLTVGLGLLMLDRLFGTSFFNPALGGNTIIWEHLFWIFGHPEVYILILPAFGIFSEIFATFSKKRLFGYSSMVFATVLIGFLGFMVWAHHMFTVGLGPVANAIFSVATMAIAVPTGIKIFNWLFTMWGGSIRFTTPMMWAVAFIPSFVMGGVTGVMLASAPADYQFHDNYFVVAHFHYVIVGGVVFGLLAGAHYYWPLMFNKVLNETLGKITFWLFFIGFHLTFFIQHFLGLIGMPRRYYTYLEGQGLEMGNMISSIGAVFMALGTIVLLFNVIKTTVSKEKAGRDPWDGRTLEWTMPAPTPEYNFKQLPFVRGLDPFWIEKREGNKEMTAAEPVGDIHMPNASFSPFIISLGLFIAAFGAMYMQGGKDKFWLLVAIIGLIITFGTMFLRSVIDDHGYHIHKEDLEDKGGKA; the protein is encoded by the coding sequence ATGGGTGCTGTCATATGGGATTATTTAACGACAGTAGACCATAAAAAGATTGCCATTCTCTATTTAATTGCAGGTGGATTGTTTTTTGTAATAGGTGGAATAGAAGCATTATTTATTCGCCTGCAGTTAGCGATTCCTAACAATGCTTTTCTTGTTGGGGATGCTTATAATCAAGTATTAACGATGCACGGTACAACAATGATTTTCCTCGCAGCTATGCCACTCGTGTTTGCATTTATGAACGCCGCTGTACCACTTCAAATTGGAGCACGTGATGTGGCGTTCCCGTTTTTGAATTCGCTCGGATTTTGGTTATTTTTCTTTGGTGGATTATTTTTAAATTTAAGTTGGTTTTTAGGAGGAGCGCCTGATGCAGGGTGGACATCGTATGCATCTTTAGCTTTAGCCTCTAAAGGACATGGTGTTGATTTTTATGTACTCGGCTTACAAATATCAGGTATTGGTACATTAATTGGAGGTATTAACTTCCTTGTTACAATTATTAATATGCGCGCGCCAGGGATGACGTACATGCGCATGCCGATGTTTACATGGACAACATTTGTAACATCTTCACTTATTTTATTTGCATTTCCACCATTAACTGTAGGATTAGGACTTTTAATGTTAGATCGTTTATTTGGAACAAGTTTCTTTAATCCGGCATTAGGTGGAAACACAATTATATGGGAGCATTTATTCTGGATCTTCGGTCATCCGGAAGTATACATTCTTATACTCCCAGCTTTCGGAATATTCTCAGAAATCTTCGCCACATTTTCGAAAAAACGATTATTCGGTTATTCCTCGATGGTGTTCGCGACAGTATTAATAGGGTTTTTAGGATTTATGGTATGGGCGCATCATATGTTTACTGTTGGTCTTGGGCCTGTTGCAAATGCTATCTTCTCGGTTGCAACAATGGCGATTGCGGTTCCGACGGGTATTAAAATATTTAACTGGCTCTTTACAATGTGGGGCGGAAGTATTCGTTTTACGACACCGATGATGTGGGCAGTAGCTTTTATTCCATCATTCGTAATGGGTGGAGTTACAGGTGTTATGCTTGCATCTGCACCAGCTGATTATCAATTTCATGATAATTATTTCGTAGTAGCGCACTTTCATTATGTAATCGTCGGCGGTGTTGTATTTGGTTTACTTGCAGGGGCTCATTATTATTGGCCACTGATGTTTAATAAAGTATTAAATGAAACATTAGGTAAGATAACATTTTGGTTATTCTTTATCGGTTTCCATTTAACATTCTTTATTCAGCATTTCCTTGGATTGATTGGTATGCCACGTCGTTACTACACATATCTTGAGGGCCAAGGGTTGGAAATGGGGAATATGATTAGTTCTATCGGAGCTGTGTTTATGGCTCTTGGAACGATTGTTCTTCTATTCAATGTAATTAAAACGACAGTATCAAAAGAGAAGGCTGGTCGTGATCCATGGGATGGACGTACATTAGAATGGACAATGCCAGCACCTACACCGGAATACAATTTTAAACAATTGCCATTTGTTCGCGGGTTAGATCCGTTTTGGATTGAAAAACGTGAAGGTAATAAAGAGATGACAGCAGCGGAACCAGTTGGTGATATTCATATGCCAAATGCTTCATTTTCACCATTTATCATTTCTCTAGGCTTATTCATAGCAGCATTCGGTGCAATGTATATGCAAGGTGGGAAAGATAAGTTCTGGTTATTAGTAGCAATTATCGGTTTAATCATTACATTTGGCACAATGTTCCTACGTTCAGTAATCGATGATCACGGATATCATATTCATAAGGAAGATTTAGAGGATAAGGGGGGCAAGGCATAA
- the ctaE gene encoding cytochrome c oxidase subunit III translates to MHVDEKLTNETFPAEPEKATLEGKNKFVGFWLFLGGETVLFASLFGTYLALKNSTNGGPTSQEMFQMPLVFIMTMLLLTSSLTSVYAMYHMKNFNFKKMQLWLLITVLLGLGFLGFEIYEFYHYTHEFKHTMRSSAFGSAFYALVGTHGLHVLFGLCWILTLIFRNAKRGLNLYNAPKFYVASIYWHFIDVVWVFIFTVVYLMGMVG, encoded by the coding sequence ATGCATGTAGATGAAAAATTAACGAATGAAACATTTCCAGCAGAGCCTGAAAAAGCAACCCTTGAGGGGAAAAATAAGTTTGTCGGTTTTTGGCTATTTCTTGGAGGCGAAACAGTGTTGTTCGCTTCCTTATTTGGCACATATTTAGCATTAAAAAACTCTACAAATGGTGGACCAACATCTCAAGAGATGTTTCAAATGCCGCTTGTTTTCATTATGACGATGCTTTTATTAACGAGTAGTTTAACGAGTGTGTATGCGATGTACCATATGAAAAACTTTAATTTTAAGAAAATGCAACTTTGGTTACTTATAACAGTGTTGCTTGGCTTAGGATTTTTGGGATTTGAAATATATGAGTTTTATCATTATACACATGAATTTAAGCATACTATGAGAAGTAGTGCATTTGGCTCTGCATTTTATGCTCTTGTTGGTACACATGGACTTCACGTATTGTTTGGACTTTGTTGGATTTTAACATTAATCTTTAGAAATGCAAAGCGGGGCTTAAATTTATACAATGCACCGAAGTTTTATGTTGCATCAATTTATTGGCACTTTATTGACGTAGTTTGGGTGTTTATTTTCACTGTAGTATATTTGATGGGAATGGTGGGATAA
- the ctaF gene encoding cytochrome c oxidase subunit IVB, translating into MAVKQTNNPKVDLVYRKRKSAEEMKHQVITFSLMIFLTLVAFAAVAYPKTFSPIFSVPFILLLAVVQVIFQLYYFMHMSHKGHEAASFFLYSGLLIGLLTILAFMTIVWI; encoded by the coding sequence ATGGCGGTTAAGCAAACGAATAATCCTAAGGTGGATCTTGTTTATCGGAAGAGAAAAAGTGCAGAGGAAATGAAGCACCAAGTTATTACATTTTCACTAATGATTTTTTTAACATTAGTTGCATTTGCAGCGGTGGCATATCCGAAAACATTTAGTCCGATTTTTTCGGTTCCATTTATATTATTGTTAGCAGTCGTTCAAGTTATATTTCAGCTATATTATTTCATGCATATGAGTCATAAAGGGCATGAAGCGGCGAGTTTCTTCTTGTACTCTGGATTGTTAATTGGTTTATTAACAATATTAGCCTTTATGACAATTGTGTGGATTTAA
- the ctaG gene encoding cytochrome c oxidase assembly factor CtaG, with the protein MGNLWVFGFQALWSPIFLLFMISILISYFLIIGPYRTRFENATKVSKKQIFYFTTGIVLLYFVKGGPIDLIGHIIFSAHMFEMAVMYIAVPPLLLLGIPVWLYRYITSFKFVQIVIKFFAKPLIALFVFNGLFSFYHLPIVFDAVKQSQIAHPICLAILFFAAMMMWWPMLNPLPEYQTLSDIKKLGYMFANGILLTPACALIIFATAPLFATYTDSAAWMKAMELCVPAGTLSDLNITGPEFLHWMPVVQDQQTGGIIMKIVQEIVYGTIIGYVFFKWARREREKDKEQLQELPPYLQTK; encoded by the coding sequence ATGGGAAACTTATGGGTATTTGGTTTTCAAGCTTTATGGAGTCCGATTTTTTTATTATTTATGATCTCGATTCTTATTAGTTATTTTTTAATTATTGGACCATATAGAACGCGATTTGAAAATGCGACGAAGGTAAGTAAGAAGCAAATCTTTTATTTTACGACCGGGATTGTTCTTTTGTATTTTGTAAAGGGAGGACCTATTGATTTAATTGGTCATATTATATTTAGTGCACATATGTTTGAGATGGCAGTAATGTATATTGCGGTGCCTCCGTTATTACTGCTTGGTATACCTGTTTGGTTATATCGTTATATTACTTCTTTTAAGTTCGTTCAAATTGTGATAAAGTTTTTTGCTAAGCCGCTTATTGCGTTGTTTGTATTTAATGGCCTGTTTTCCTTTTATCATTTGCCAATTGTTTTTGATGCAGTAAAACAAAGTCAAATAGCGCATCCTATTTGCCTTGCTATATTGTTTTTTGCAGCAATGATGATGTGGTGGCCGATGTTAAATCCGCTGCCAGAATATCAAACTTTAAGTGATATTAAGAAGCTTGGTTACATGTTTGCTAATGGTATTTTATTAACGCCAGCTTGTGCGTTAATAATTTTTGCAACTGCACCATTATTTGCAACATATACAGATTCGGCCGCTTGGATGAAGGCAATGGAACTCTGTGTACCGGCGGGTACTTTATCAGATTTAAATATAACTGGACCAGAATTTTTACATTGGATGCCGGTAGTACAAGACCAGCAAACAGGTGGTATCATTATGAAAATTGTCCAGGAAATAGTGTACGGTACGATTATCGGTTATGTATTCTTTAAATGGGCACGTAGAGAGCGTGAAAAGGATAAAGAGCAGCTGCAAGAGTTACCTCCTTATTTGCAGACGAAATAA